The Tautonia plasticadhaerens nucleotide sequence GTCGTGACACTCGGGACCCGCATCGGGTTCGTCGACATGAGAGTTGCAATGGTCGTGCCGCAACCGGACACGATTCTCGTTCAATCCAGGCCGAACGGCCCAGGTGAATGGAGTTGGGCACGGGAAGAACCTTCCCGCACCCCTTTGACGCATGTCATACGCCGTCGATTCCCAATTTGTTCGGAATCGCGGGCGTCGGCGGAGGACCGCCGTCCCGTCCGCCCTCCCCGGACCCCCTGGATCGAATCGAGGTGAACCGCTACTGCTTATCCTGGACGAGGTGGGTGGTTGGCTTCTCGTCGCGACGACGAGACGGGCCGTTGGGGCTCGGTGCGCCGCGGTGCGTTGAAGTGAAAATGGCGTTTATCGTTGTCGGGAAATGGTTTGGGGCGATGGTGTGCCGTCGAAATGGCTTCGCTCCGCGCGGCGCACTCCACCGTGATCGTCCTGGGGCTCGGGAGACTCGGGGCCGTTCCCCGGACTTCGTCGTGAGCACCCGGGTCGAGCATCCGGGCCGCGATCGGGCGATCGGGGGCGCCGGCCTGCGCGGGGACGGTGCGCCCCGGTGCGCTCGGACGCCGATGTCAGTTCTGTTTTCAAGACAAGAAGTTGTGGCGACCGCGTTTGGTCGAAATGGCTTCGCTCCGTCAACTCGATTCCGCGTCCGTTCCGGCCGGACCCGGGGGCCATCCGGGATCGCGTGTTGGGACACGGGGCCCCTGTCTCGACCAGTCGAACCGGCGAGTCCCGGGGGGCCGGCGATCGAGTTGGCGGATCCTCGGGGCCGTGGTCGGGGCGGGGGCGATCCAGCGTGTCGGCGGTGCGGGGCAGGACGGATCTGGTCGTTCGGGTGGTCGGTGTCCATTGCGTCCTGGGAGCTTGGCTTTGAGTCAAGGAGTCAGGGAGAGCGGGTCTTTCCCGGCGTCGGTTGGGGCGGCTCGGGGTCGTCGCCCCACGACGTTAATATCGGGGAAATCGGGATCGGCAGTCACTTGGAGGGTGACGGGCGTCCGAAGGCCGATTGGGTGGATCATGGGATATTTGGTTGGGAGACTCCACCCGGGCGGGGAACTGACCTATCGCGACCGGTCCATTCGTGATCCAATTCGCGGTTGCCGCCCCGCAACCGGCCGGAGGAACTGGCGGGGGGGGCGGTGCCTGTCCCTCGGGAAGGAACCCGCCTTGGTCGCTCCATCTCGCCCCCGGATGGCCCTGGCCGCCGCCGCGTTGCTGGCCACGTCGATCGGCCATGCGGTGCCCTCGACCGCGTCGGAGATCCCGGCGCGGTACCACTTCACCGGCCTGGGCTCCCTTGAAGGCGTCCGGCTCAACAACCTTGGGCAGGTGCTCGGCTCCTCCCCCGTCAACAAACACACCTCGATTTGGGGCTCCTTCGCCGCGTTGTACTCGGGTTATGGGCCGGATGCGGGCTCGGTCCGGGCGGTGCTGGGGCCCCGGAGCGCCCACTCGAGGGGGATCGACTTCAATGACCGGGGCGAGGTCCTCGCCTGGGAATCCGACGGCTCCCGGACGGGGAACTGGAGCGGCCGGCCGGTGCTGTGGGATGGGTCGGCCGCGAGGCCGGTGTACGATCCCGACGACGGCGTGCTGTTCATCCCGAATCGCCTGAACAACCAGGGGATGGTGACGGGTTACGCCAGCGAATTGGGCGCCTATGGCCCGGCGACCTGGGTCGATGGGCGGTTGGAGCGCCTGGCCGAGCCGTTCCAGGGGGGAGAGTCGTATGCCATCACGGCGAACGACCGGGGCCAGGTCCTCGGCCTGGCCTGGCCCGAGTACGACCGGTCGTTGCCCACCCCGGAGCCCCACCCCGTGATCTGGGAGGGCGGCCAGCCTCGACTGCTG carries:
- a CDS encoding PEP-CTERM sorting domain-containing protein (PEP-CTERM proteins occur, often in large numbers, in the proteomes of bacteria that also encode an exosortase, a predicted intramembrane cysteine proteinase. The presence of a PEP-CTERM domain at a protein's C-terminus predicts cleavage within the sorting domain, followed by covalent anchoring to some some component of the (usually Gram-negative) cell surface. Many PEP-CTERM proteins exhibit an unusual sequence composition that includes large numbers of potential glycosylation sites. Expression of one such protein has been shown restore the ability of a bacterium to form floc, a type of biofilm.), which gives rise to MVAPSRPRMALAAAALLATSIGHAVPSTASEIPARYHFTGLGSLEGVRLNNLGQVLGSSPVNKHTSIWGSFAALYSGYGPDAGSVRAVLGPRSAHSRGIDFNDRGEVLAWESDGSRTGNWSGRPVLWDGSAARPVYDPDDGVLFIPNRLNNQGMVTGYASELGAYGPATWVDGRLERLAEPFQGGESYAITANDRGQVLGLAWPEYDRSLPTPEPHPVIWEGGQPRLLESWLGGYNGFADMNDAGQIVGSRYDPDRGYQGFLYQDGETIDLGLPEWVHSNPVAINGEGDVIGSAQGPDGNTVWYLASEGSVIPLEDLLPPELGWTVVELLDLNDSGQILGVGHAGWGPQTSFILTPPGMDAPAAVSTVDQVVPEPTTLAMLGLIGATGLARRAVRRRWGR